One stretch of Epinephelus lanceolatus isolate andai-2023 chromosome 15, ASM4190304v1, whole genome shotgun sequence DNA includes these proteins:
- the cfap99 gene encoding cilia- and flagella-associated protein 99 isoform X2, with translation MASSYGSLAKEAIVLLDQFSAGRQSLDDFIEEASKHLQNMDTLHKKFILDVVSGCVEHKKLLDIVINVFYGQNWKCLSRGDRSQFVIICYLATFCLDDLGLQHFSNIVKSLDIRKMHTFLTFFFTNLTMWIQDEWNSIYDAAFVKEHLISPLLRWCPEMDILMDQLAAKISRGSQVKKAPIKTTEPQEFSLTKPKPRPLPVPELIPLQEKSKPVPNSTYKAPKEMQMIEEIKQKNHQKTEELLYEANVKQFRCANPQKSEHTKRVMSQIKEDLDSKLKFSSCHSSGRPSSKKKDSWPIKLNSAAILRQGALYHRQVEEELQRIERLVEGTREPSSFLQWQKEMREKDLQEELAKIERRRLERRISYEEAAMARTRLMERNQKTAQQKKEETAQLMQRYAEKRLQEEKEMRDLVQQVADGHKNSKTAKEKLQKLKQNIVKEVSEQSRELLRQALEEAQAELSRKFEIIREIHAIESLPHVTVRNFDDTETAGHELLGEMSLVELKERLALLREAQQTEQQEKREQILEEKQNKRQLLSEQLDTITLHTRALAQAAAIREERKARLGFQQAASQDETVLALQKKLEEKQQERQKLKQIESKRAKTSEQAAAHTVRNTGTHNKKSLTQKSWEELELSLERHIQKNAPYVVSHTETLKT, from the exons ATGGCATCAAGCTATGGATCACTTGCCAAGGAGGCCATTGTGCTGCTCGATCAATTCAGCGCTGGCAGACAGAGTTTGGATGACTTCATTGAGGAGGCTTCAAAGCACCTGCAG AACATGGATACTCTGCATAAGAAATTCATACTTGATGTCGTTTCTGGATGCGTTGAGCACAAAAAGTTACTGGACATAGTGATCAATGTCTTCTATGGCCAGAACTGGAAATGCCTATCTAGAGGTGATCGCAGTCAGTTTGTCA TTATCTGTTACCTCGCCACATTTTGTCTTGATGACCTTGGACTTCAGCATTTTAGCAACATTGTCAAATCTCTGGACATCAGGAAGATGCACACA TTCCTGACTTTCTTCTTCACAAACCTCACCATGTGGATACAAGATGAATGGAATAGTATCTATGATGCTGCCTTTGTGAAGGAACACTTGATCAGCCCTCTGCTAAG ATGGTGCCCTGAGATGGATATTCTCATGGACCAGCTTGCTGCCAAAATATCTCGTGGGAGTCAGGTGAAGAAAGCTCCCATCAAAACCACGGAGCCCCAGGAGTTCTCTCTGACCAAACCTAAACCTCGACCTCTGCCCGTGCCTGAGCTCATTCCACTGCAGGAAAAATCAAAACCA GTACCAAATAGCACATACAAGGCTCCAAAAGAGATGCAGATGATAGAGGAGATCAAACAAAAGAACCATCAAAAGACTGAG GAACTGCTCTATGAGGCAAATGTGAAACAGTTCAGATGTGCAAACCCACAGAAGTCTGAACACACTAAG AGAGTGATGTCTCAGATTAAAGAGGACTTGGATTCAAAACTCAAGTTCAGCTCATGTCATTCTTCTGGACGTCCCTCCAGTAAAAAG AAGGACAGCTGGCCCATCAAGCTCAACAGTGCAGCCATCCTGAGGCAGGGGGCACTGTACCACCGtcaggtggaggaggagctgcaAAG AATAGAGCGTTTGGTGGAGGGGACACGTGAGCCGTCATCTTTCCTCCAGTGGCAGAAGGAGATGCGTGAGAAGGACCTTCAGGAGGAGCTGGCCAAGATTGAGCGCAGGCGTCTTGAGAGACGTATCAGTTACGAGGAGGCAGCTATGGCCCGCACACGGCTGATGGAACGCAACCAGAAGACTGCTCAGCAGAAGAAAGAAGAG ACAGCTCAGCTGATGCAGAGATATGCGGAAAAAAGGTTACAGGAggaaaaagaaatgagagaCTTGGTGCAACAAGTGGCGGACGGACACAAGAACTCAAAGACAGCTAAAGAGAAATTACAGAAACTCAAGCAAAACATAG TGAAAGAAGTGTCAGAGCAAAGTCGAGAGCTCCTTCGTCAAGCACTGGAGgaagcacaagcagagctcagCAGGAAATTTGAGATCATCCGAGAAATCCACGCCATTGAATCGCTTCCTCACGTTACAGTCAGGAATTTTGATGACACAGAG ACTGCAGGCCACGAGCTGCTGGGAGAGATGTCCCTGGTGGAGCTGAAGGAGCGGCTGGCCCTCCTGAGGGAGGCGCAGCAAACAGAGCAGCAGGAGAAACGGGAGCAGATCCTGGAGGAGAAGCAGAACAAGAGGCAGCTGCTGTCGGAGCAGCTGGACACCATCACCCTCCACACGAGAGCGCTGGCACAGGCTGCAGCCATCAG agaggagaggaaagccaGGCTGGGTTTTCAGCAGGCGGCATCTCAGGATGAGACAGTTTTGGCTCTGCAGAAGAAGCTCGAAGAGAAACAACAAGAGCGCCAAAAACTGAAGCAAATTGAAAGCAAGAGGGCCAAAACCTCCGAGCAGGCGGCAGCACACACTGTTAGAAACACAGGGACGCACAACAAA AAAAGCCTGACGCAGAAAAGCTGGGAGGAATTGGAGCTGAGCTTAGAGCGTCATATCCAGAAGAACGCTCCTTATGTTGTTtctcacacagagacactcaaGACATAA
- the cfap99 gene encoding cilia- and flagella-associated protein 99 isoform X1, whose amino-acid sequence MASSYGSLAKEAIVLLDQFSAGRQSLDDFIEEASKHLQNMDTLHKKFILDVVSGCVEHKKLLDIVINVFYGQNWKCLSRGDRSQFVIICYLATFCLDDLGLQHFSNIVKSLDIRKMHTFLTFFFTNLTMWIQDEWNSIYDAAFVKEHLISPLLRWCPEMDILMDQLAAKISRGSQVKKAPIKTTEPQEFSLTKPKPRPLPVPELIPLQEKSKPVPNSTYKAPKEMQMIEEIKQKNHQKTEELLYEANVKQFRCANPQKSEHTKRVMSQIKEDLDSKLKFSSCHSSGRPSSKKKDSWPIKLNSAAILRQGALYHRQVEEELQRIERLVEGTREPSSFLQWQKEMREKDLQEELAKIERRRLERRISYEEAAMARTRLMERNQKTAQQKKEETAQLMQRYAEKRLQEEKEMRDLVQQVADGHKNSKTAKEKLQKLKQNIVKEVSEQSRELLRQALEEAQAELSRKFEIIREIHAIESLPHVTVRNFDDTETAGHELLGEMSLVELKERLALLREAQQTEQQEKREQILEEKQNKRQLLSEQLDTITLHTRALAQAAAIRREERKARLGFQQAASQDETVLALQKKLEEKQQERQKLKQIESKRAKTSEQAAAHTVRNTGTHNKKSLTQKSWEELELSLERHIQKNAPYVVSHTETLKT is encoded by the exons ATGGCATCAAGCTATGGATCACTTGCCAAGGAGGCCATTGTGCTGCTCGATCAATTCAGCGCTGGCAGACAGAGTTTGGATGACTTCATTGAGGAGGCTTCAAAGCACCTGCAG AACATGGATACTCTGCATAAGAAATTCATACTTGATGTCGTTTCTGGATGCGTTGAGCACAAAAAGTTACTGGACATAGTGATCAATGTCTTCTATGGCCAGAACTGGAAATGCCTATCTAGAGGTGATCGCAGTCAGTTTGTCA TTATCTGTTACCTCGCCACATTTTGTCTTGATGACCTTGGACTTCAGCATTTTAGCAACATTGTCAAATCTCTGGACATCAGGAAGATGCACACA TTCCTGACTTTCTTCTTCACAAACCTCACCATGTGGATACAAGATGAATGGAATAGTATCTATGATGCTGCCTTTGTGAAGGAACACTTGATCAGCCCTCTGCTAAG ATGGTGCCCTGAGATGGATATTCTCATGGACCAGCTTGCTGCCAAAATATCTCGTGGGAGTCAGGTGAAGAAAGCTCCCATCAAAACCACGGAGCCCCAGGAGTTCTCTCTGACCAAACCTAAACCTCGACCTCTGCCCGTGCCTGAGCTCATTCCACTGCAGGAAAAATCAAAACCA GTACCAAATAGCACATACAAGGCTCCAAAAGAGATGCAGATGATAGAGGAGATCAAACAAAAGAACCATCAAAAGACTGAG GAACTGCTCTATGAGGCAAATGTGAAACAGTTCAGATGTGCAAACCCACAGAAGTCTGAACACACTAAG AGAGTGATGTCTCAGATTAAAGAGGACTTGGATTCAAAACTCAAGTTCAGCTCATGTCATTCTTCTGGACGTCCCTCCAGTAAAAAG AAGGACAGCTGGCCCATCAAGCTCAACAGTGCAGCCATCCTGAGGCAGGGGGCACTGTACCACCGtcaggtggaggaggagctgcaAAG AATAGAGCGTTTGGTGGAGGGGACACGTGAGCCGTCATCTTTCCTCCAGTGGCAGAAGGAGATGCGTGAGAAGGACCTTCAGGAGGAGCTGGCCAAGATTGAGCGCAGGCGTCTTGAGAGACGTATCAGTTACGAGGAGGCAGCTATGGCCCGCACACGGCTGATGGAACGCAACCAGAAGACTGCTCAGCAGAAGAAAGAAGAG ACAGCTCAGCTGATGCAGAGATATGCGGAAAAAAGGTTACAGGAggaaaaagaaatgagagaCTTGGTGCAACAAGTGGCGGACGGACACAAGAACTCAAAGACAGCTAAAGAGAAATTACAGAAACTCAAGCAAAACATAG TGAAAGAAGTGTCAGAGCAAAGTCGAGAGCTCCTTCGTCAAGCACTGGAGgaagcacaagcagagctcagCAGGAAATTTGAGATCATCCGAGAAATCCACGCCATTGAATCGCTTCCTCACGTTACAGTCAGGAATTTTGATGACACAGAG ACTGCAGGCCACGAGCTGCTGGGAGAGATGTCCCTGGTGGAGCTGAAGGAGCGGCTGGCCCTCCTGAGGGAGGCGCAGCAAACAGAGCAGCAGGAGAAACGGGAGCAGATCCTGGAGGAGAAGCAGAACAAGAGGCAGCTGCTGTCGGAGCAGCTGGACACCATCACCCTCCACACGAGAGCGCTGGCACAGGCTGCAGCCATCAG aagagaggagaggaaagccaGGCTGGGTTTTCAGCAGGCGGCATCTCAGGATGAGACAGTTTTGGCTCTGCAGAAGAAGCTCGAAGAGAAACAACAAGAGCGCCAAAAACTGAAGCAAATTGAAAGCAAGAGGGCCAAAACCTCCGAGCAGGCGGCAGCACACACTGTTAGAAACACAGGGACGCACAACAAA AAAAGCCTGACGCAGAAAAGCTGGGAGGAATTGGAGCTGAGCTTAGAGCGTCATATCCAGAAGAACGCTCCTTATGTTGTTtctcacacagagacactcaaGACATAA